From the genome of Papaver somniferum cultivar HN1 chromosome 2, ASM357369v1, whole genome shotgun sequence, one region includes:
- the LOC113350981 gene encoding uncharacterized protein At2g39795, mitochondrial-like — MATLSRMMNKAVSSVIPLATRTPCRNYTSAIFTTPSKTSTAIKTVTGNSNLFRTTSIPTHRQFSALAKKKPDFDDTLLRVVDSEIVDAEEEAGDFDYFNCDFIVGEAASEFPFKIVDNDGAETITLTRNYQGEEIKVTVFKHDLSDDYEKGDEEDQDDQEANQGGEEVEEEAGSHPVDMVVTVTKKTGPTLEFDVMVEADEITINNLAVKNPNISDGDIAYEGPEFSSLDAELQEAFHTYLEVRGIKPSIANFLHDYMVKKEHKEYTAWLKNLKNFISN, encoded by the exons ATGGCGACTTTGAGTAGAATGATGAATAAAGCCGTATCTTCAGTAATCCCGCTAGCAACCAGAACTCCTTGTAGAAACTACACCTCTGCCATCTTCACTACCCCATCGAAGACCAGCACCGCCATTAAAACTGTCACCGGCAATAGTAATTTATTTAGAACAACTTCAATTCCAACTCATCGTCAGTTCTCTGCTCTAGCTAAGAAGAAACCAGATTTCGATGACACTCTTCTCAGAGTTGTTGATTCTGAAATCGTTGATGCTGAGGAGGAAGCTGgagattttga TTACTTTAATTGTGATTTCATA GTTGGTGAGGCAGCAAGTGAGTTTCCATTCAAGATTGTGGATAATGATGGAGCTGAAACTATTACACTGACTAGGAACTATCAAGGTGAGGAGATCAAAGTCACAGTGTTCAAGCATGATCTCTCTGATGATTATGAAAAGGGTGATGAGGAAGACCAAGACGACCAGGAAGCAAATCAAGGTGGTGAGGAGGTGGAAGAAGAAGCTGGTTCTCATCCTGTTGATATGGTTGTAACTGTTACGAAAAAAACCGGTCCAACTTTGGAATTCGATGTTATGGTTGAGGCAGATGAAATTACAATCAACAATTTGGCTGTCAAGAATCCAAATATTTCGGATGGGGATATTGCTTACGAAGGACCTGAGTTCTC GAGTTTGGATGCGGAACTGCAGGAAGCTTTCCACACATATTTGGAAGTCAGAGGGATTAAACCAAGCATTGCCAATTTCTTACATGACTACATGGTTAAGAAAGAGCATAAGGAATACACTGCGTggttgaagaacttgaagaattTCATTTCCAACTAG